The Papilio machaon chromosome 17, ilPapMach1.1, whole genome shotgun sequence genome segment aaatcttattttttgaACCTTAGATCTCAAACAATTGCATACttggattttaaaaataataataatttaatattattttctagtgCATTCGATTCCCAGAATATGAAAAAGTACGTGACACCCAAAGTTGATTCATTCAATTGGGAGTACTATCACACATTGGAAGATATTTATCAATGGATGTCAGATTTAGCAGTCCAAAATCCTGAACGAGTCGAACTTCGTACTATTGGTCAATCTGTTGAAGGGAGAGACATTCAAGcggttttaattaagaaagaaaAGGGTAAAGCTAACGTGATTATTGACGGTGGTATGCACGGAAATGAATGGATATCCACCGTCTTTGtgacatttttgataaaaagacTTGTATATGCTAAGGGCGAGGATGATATACTGTATGATCTGGCCAATAAATATCACTGGTACTTAATACCGGTAGTGAATCCTGATGGTTTCGACTATAGTATCAAACATGTTAGTATTTTTCTCcaatttcaatttgttttattatttttggtatcggagaaaattttaaagataccTCGTAAGTGGAAAACAGAGCCGTAGCTAACAtcaagtgaaataaaataaggttCTTTGCATGGGCGCCGCCAGGAAGGGGCGGACCCTCAAAAAATACTTCGAATAAGACCATATTAATGGTATTCTCCCAGACCTAGTCTAAATCATCGGCTGGCAACGTCTATGGTTCCGTTTTTAAACTCCTAACAGAGATAAATTTTTTAGGATCGCCTGTGGCGCAAAAATAGAAGGATATTCAGTACGGGTGAAGGAGTTGATTTGAATAGAAACTTTGAACACAATTTTGgaagtaagtttaaatttttaaataaaaacatacttgAATTAATTCATAGAAAAAGATTGGCCGGAAATTATAACACATAATGACTACTTATAATATAACGATATTTTGAAGTTTGAAGTttgcatttaatttgataaatttcaCAGAATACGGTACCAGTGCCAACGTAAAAGACGATAATTACGGTGGTACAGAACCCTTCTCAGAACCCGAATCGAAAGCTCTAGCCGGATTTATAACAAGTAAACGGGAtcgtttgaaattttatatctcgTTTCATGCATATggtcaaaaaattataatacccTACGACGATAGAGTGCAACACGTTGAAAATTTTTCGGAAAtggtaatatatttatgcatATTCCTAACAATTATATAGCTAAATATAAAGCTACtaacaaacaatttatatgtttactaACACTTTAAATTTCAGGATAACTACGCGAAGCAAGCAATATTACGAATGTATAGGTTGAATGGAGTAAAATATGGTGTTGGTACTATATATGATACGTTAGGTCTggataatttcatttaatatcaaatattttactactaACTTTAAttctctattaaaaatatttacaatatttttaaggtttaCGTGCCTCTGGAAGTAGTACAACTTGGGTGaagaaaaatttcaaaacaaagtaagtattttaaaagatgcTTCACTTGATTTACAATTGAAAAATGACTTCGAGAAAATGGCATTACTGTCATATCTTTGACTCTAAAGTGCCTTTATTCTAATCACATATGTAACTTAGCTTTCATCGTTGAAATCATCAGCTTGTATCAGCCCACTGCTTGATGTAAATCTTTTCCGATGACTTCCACCTTTTGTATTTCaagattatttaattgctCTACTAGAGCTATATGGCTATGAAGACTATagttattattgttacaatattttcccTTTTAGATATGTGATAACATTTCTTTTACGCGACAACGGGAGTTACGGTTATGCGCTACCAAACGAGCAGATAAGGCCAACCTGCGAAGAGACCTTGCAAGGTCTTGTTGAACTGATGACTGCTCGCCCCAGACGTATTCGTTCAGACTTGTTCAATGCGGCCCAAAAACCTGGGAACACAATTGTGATATTAACagtggtttatttttttatatgttatattttgttttgttaatgtaatgttttttataaaaaatgtgtattaaaGTTTTGTATATAAGTTGCTTATTACTTTCGTGAGATACGACTTCACATTTTTTGAGGTTTCAAAGTTGGAAAGGAAAACTGTTTTTGCAAGGAATTGATTGCGGAAAAACCACGATATCATCATGGTCGTGAAGTGTCAGTAATATTTCCAATGCTCAAATATCCATACCTCTTCTATTTCGGGAGTAGATCAGGGGTTATAAGAATAAACTAGGCCCTTATGATATTTAGCATAGCTTTTTGACCTAGGTCATGTCATCTAACCATTCTATCCACGgtatatataaatcaaaaagttGTATAGGGTGTTAATAATCTGTGATGCTATccatagataaaatttaatgctcattaaaataaaattgaagtacaGACGTCAATCTGACAaaccaaaaatacaataaattataaattatataatcgtTTTTAGAAATCATAGTATTTTTCTAGAATAATGTTAATAGCATTTCGGGTAGTCATTGTTTATTTGGTGACAATATTTCCCTTTGATGAATGCACGCAGAAAAAATACCATAACCACACGCTGTATCGAGCTATACCAATGAGCGAAAAACATCTAAAATTCTTCAAAGATCTAAACCAATTTTATGACGTAAACTATTGGAGACCACCCGGAAAAATCAGCAAATCAGTGGAGTTTATAATATCACCTGAAGACAAGCCAGCATTTACGAAAGATGCCGAACATTTGGGTATCTACTTGGTGACAATCATGGATAACGTACAAAggtattgtatatatatttcagtacATATGACGTTTAACTATTtgtttaatacttaaaaatcATATACTAACAAATGGAATAGACTATTACTAATTTTCTAGGAATTAAAGCTCTTGGCAGCTTAATATTTgttgatgtaaaaaaactattcgGATTTTAGGGCATTCGATGGACAAACCGTGCGAAGTTACGTAAGAAGAAAAATGGAACAGTTTGATTGgcgtagttattttaaaacaattgataTCTACAAGTGGTTATTTGATCTTGGAAATGAATATCCTCAGGAGGTTTACTTAGAGAGTATTGGAAAAACTTTGGAGAACCGAGATATTATTGCAGTTAGAATTCTTTTAGGCACCGGTAAAAGAAGGtacatagaaaatataacagcctaatttaaattaacaaaattacgttcttatacaaaaaaagCGTTATAGTAGTGAGTGGTAGACTCTTGAGACTCATAGACATCTTCAACTACGTAATATaacagatgcattgcctacttGTATTGGACAGCGAAGAAGATAAACAAAaggatttttacttttaattttctctaCTCTGTCGAGCCCATCTTCATTCCCATCATCtcttcattataaattaaacgatGCATTAGACGAAATGCGGATATACTATTTCTTCCTGACTTCTGTATGATCGTTGAATAAATACCACACTGCctagtgtaaaaaaaacataaagatCTCTATGTTCTCAGACCTAAGGTGATAGTTGAAGGCGGAATACACGCTCGAGAATGGATATCTCCAGCATTCGTGACGTACATGATTAACCAAATCCTCCATGCGcctaaatcaaataatacgGCATTGAAAGAAATCGCTTATGCATACGAATGGTATTTCGTGCCAATCTTAAATCCGGACGGCTACGAAATAACTCATACTTcggtaagatttttaattgtagAGTTTTTATGGCACTGATTACTGaacataagtaatttttttagtaagatatttaataagttcatgggataacatttattattgtattttcagGATCGTTTATGGAGGAAAAATAGTCGAGGCGTTGATCTAAACAGAAATTTTGGGATCGCATTTGGAAGTAAAAATTCTCACATGTTTTACttgaatttcaatttttttttaaatcaaccatttttaattttatgctatCATTTCAGCTGTCGGAGTCAGTTTTAGTTCATGGGATAGTTCATATTGCGGTGATCACGCTTTTTCTGAACGAGAAAGTTCTTCTATGGCTTCATTCGTGCGTTCCAAAAGCGAAGACTTGGAATATTATCTCGCATTTCATTCATACGGCCAATATATGATAATACCTTACACATTCACAAAGaaacatttagaaaattaCGAAGAAgtggtaaataaatttaaagacatcaattatttaacaataaactatcaaaaaataaaagcatattAACAAAGAAGCTAAGCTAGTAGTGGTTCTTAATAAGTTGCcagcagcaacaacatctattGCAAGAATCTGTCTGCTTGACCAATacaataccacaaccacacagaagacagacgtgaaatggaagtaattccacgtttcgtctgatgagtacGCATGCctaaggcctaattttagtccttatTTTAGGCCTaagtttagtaattttagtttataataaaaaagctaagatttctttcgatttatttgatttgataGAAAAATCTTTGTGTGTATTTCAGTACGCAATGGGTAAGAAAGCAGCACTAAGAATTGCTGATAAACACGGAACCGGATATACTGTAGGAACGGCTTATGATACCGTcggtaaaaaatatacatatttttctctAAATCTTAATAAGCAATGTGGTAATCAAATGAAGTTTAAACTAGAAATCGTCGAACGAAATATGCTTTACTTAGATGACTTTCTAGTTCATTCATAGAATGttctttcttaaaaaaaatataatttatacctTATCTtgcttacaaaataaatataattctagGCTACTTAACATCTGGAGTTAGTGGATGCTGGGtcaagaaaacatttaaagttcCGTAAGTATATTTACGTACCTAAAGACATTCAATATACACGTATTAAGAGACTGGGCAGCACAAATCAAACTGCATAATCTACGGAATGTCTCGTTTAATATTCCCACATGTAAAGTGGAATTTGTTTGCCACTGACGTTTGCATTACTGATGGTGATGTTTAAAGTGTTTGTATGGAATCTTTTGAATATCCACTGCACGAGTATATCTGATTTACGAGTATTTGAATCTCTTTGGTTCTAGTTGAatgtttttactatttttattattattagtcaTCAGcacactatacatccccaccgaggggctcggagcctaccctaagttaggggtgactaggcgggtgcagtgcgggttgattgacttcacacatatctatGTCacaatttcttctcagatatgtacaggttgcatcacgatgttttccttcatcgtaagaacgtcggataaatgtacatatgtaaatcgaaacttgaaaagtacatggcgggattcgaatccaggacctgcagattgcaagtcaagtgtttaacctctgagccaccgacgatcatatttgttattattgctTTTTAGATATGTGATGACGTTCGAGCTTCGAGATGAAGGATACTACGGTTTCGCACTACCTCCGGCAGACATCTTACCGACATGCGAAGAAACGATGGACGGTGTACTATCTTTGCTTTCACCAACCCAACGGAAACTTTCGCAAGCTAAGGGCGGACAGGGTCACAACATTTTGGATAGATTAGTGACAGCTTGGAAcatagttttgtttatatttgtacgTTACGGTTAGATGTATGTCTATTGtagattttttgtattattctgcctatattttgtaaagtcCATTTATGCGTTATTgcgattatattaaaaactcttACTTtggtatatttgtttttactttatattagatgtggaaaagtttttttttaattccaaataaCTCTtacatagttttttattatttaaaattcttatattTCAACGGCTCGGATGTTTTACGTAGCTGTAGTAAGATAAACTGACGCTATCCGTTAACCTGGGTACACGTTGGGTGTTTGAAAGACACTAGTACCGCTTTTTTAGATCTATAACCCATTTGGCGTCTATAAACAATAAGGTACTCTTACTTAATATCCGTTTCACTAGACGTAAACTAACTTTGGTAATTCAAAGTGCAAGCCTCAAAACGCCTAGATCTGTTATTATCATAATTAACCAAAAATTCAAAGCCATTGTACCAAACAAAATGCTCCGATTATTATCCTTAcgaaaattaatgaatgtatTTTAGCGTCCACAgttgcattattttatatgtaaacgATGTTATCGTAGGTGGTAATATGAGTAATGATCCATGTAATCGTTTAGGCGTCACGACAAATCGTCTGATCACGTGACCTGTacccattaattttcattctatCAACCAATATTAGATGACACAGCTCGACATTCGACTATCGAATGAATTGTACGAAATACGTGAGACTGCATTCCAACTGAaagttcaatttataatagtcGTGCGGTCGTTACATTTATAGCATGAGTGTCGTTTTATTTAGCGTGGCGCaattttgtactttatatTCGGTTATTAAAGGTGATTATTCCGCTGTTTGCTTGAATTAAGTAGCCTTTTTCACATCACCTCTTTTGTTTATcgatataataatttgtaatttgataTATCATCTATTTTGTTGccttgattataaaaattatatttttaataatgtcagGTCTAGAAGCATTAATTGATGCATTATAAAAACTgtgttctttatttaaaaaatgttttataatagaaaataaaataatacaattgcaGAACAGACTGAAACGAATCCACGAGAAGTAAAATGAAACTACGGGAACGTTCTCTcgttaactttaataatcaCTGGAGGATACTCTAGATTAAGcagaaaatttaaagatacaGCGAAATTCTTGCCAGCACTCAAGTGGCCCTTCAATGCACTACAGTCTTTGTCTACGCCGTCTGTACGAACTGGGACactgcacaatttattttatggtatTCAGACAATTTTCTCTCTTATGTCCGTGGCGTGTTACTTGAATAAATTCCTGTCTATTGTAATTCGTACATTTATTACTTCTCTGTGAATAGATGGAGGGTCATTAAGATCCTCTTTGCGTCTTACAAAGGTTATGAGACGCAAATGGCAAAAATTTGAGAGACGCTATTGTATTGTGTCAACTAAACTTAAATGGAGTGTTCTGAAAACTGTTTCGTTTATCTAGCGTCATGTTTCCTTTTGTACTTTAGATTATTGCTtagaacatttattttaagacgATGTCAGGAGAAATGATACCAAATGAAACTGATACAAAAAGACTTTAGAAACTTAGCTCTAGTTAGGTCCCGCCTGTCATTTATTCTCATCTATGGCTTTTCTTTTCACCTATTCCACTAGTCCTTCTACTATTAAGATACGAATAGCTTGAAATTCGATTTCTTATCTAACTTAAATAGATTTGCAATGGCTTTCTTGAATTCAAAATCTTCAGATCTCACGCCTGATATAGTTCACATTTCTTAATTAGTTTGCTTTTTACCCACTGACTGTGGTGGCTCAGTGTGTCCATTGTTTGCTCAAACAACGGCCGCTCCTGGCAGGATTCCAGGCTTAGGGATTAATTAATTGGGACACCGGGACACTTCCCGACCGTCTTAGTAgactttaaagtaatttaattccCGGAGTGCATTAGATATTGTTACTATTTGTTTCGAATAATTCAGTTGCAGTAACCATTTTAACTGAATTTATTGCTAAGAGTTCTTCACGCGAAGAATCTGtttgttaaatgtaaacagGATTTCACAGAAATTTGACTACCTTAGTGCAATTTTAATTCTTGgacatgaaaatgtttttgggatttattaaactttttattcttttgatgtaaaatttacatatttcaaaGTAACACGTTGCAAtacatgttaatattttaggaGAAATGACAAGTATggaataataatgaaaaatttgattaatatcGTTTCTTTTAGCttacatttatgttttcatCAGAAATATTCATTCGGGGTGCATATAAAGTGGTCTACTTGAAATTCTAAATATCGCTTGATCTGATGACACGTCTGAGTTTgctattttgattaaaattatctgaAGACAGACGAaagctattattttaaaattggatttttaatttagtttagctttttaattcatatgtCACGTTGTGAAATTGTggtttcttaaattttaacacagACTATAAATAGACATAATGATTTCTTACAGATTGTGAAAATATAGACAAATcaattgcaaaaaaattttaaaaattcaattcatctttcattaaaatgattatttttttattgacatgCAAACCCTTTCATTTCATGTACATATGTTATTTAgctggaaaataaaaaaaagtttaaaaaatgaaattctaCCGAACTTTCAATCTTTttggtaaatattaaaaataaacagcaCAACACAAATCAATAGCCGAACATGACTTCAAAGCAAACGTCGCCCGATACAATTAGATAACATCTGGCTCCATTCCAAGTTGCAATTTGTCCCTAGCAATCAGTATAACGCTTCTATAAATTTCAAccttttattttaccattCGGTTTATTTACGGAATGTTGGAAAAAACAAGTCCCCCTATCTGTCTCCTactcttaattatttaattaaaaaagttaccgAAGTTGAAAGTTTTTACATCTCTGTTGGgcattatttgattttcagTTTAGATAAAACACttgtttgttatgtttttttataattaactagctatcaccagcgactccgtccgcgcggaattaaacaaaaatttaataagtaacttatgtgttcttccagactatgttttacatatgtgccaaatttcatcaatacccgttgagacgttccggagatacttccaaacatacatccatccatccatacatctaattagtaagataaaacaC includes the following:
- the LOC123721896 gene encoding zinc carboxypeptidase-like; its protein translation is MDLELFKERTRHFKLQTQVLLTDVQSAFDSQNMKKYVTPKVDSFNWEYYHTLEDIYQWMSDLAVQNPERVELRTIGQSVEGRDIQAVLIKKEKGKANVIIDGGMHGNEWISTVFVTFLIKRLVYAKGEDDILYDLANKYHWYLIPVVNPDGFDYSIKHDRLWRKNRRIFSTGEGVDLNRNFEHNFGKYGTSANVKDDNYGGTEPFSEPESKALAGFITSKRDRLKFYISFHAYGQKIIIPYDDRVQHVENFSEMDNYAKQAILRMYRLNGVKYGVGTIYDTLGLRASGSSTTWVKKNFKTKYVITFLLRDNGSYGYALPNEQIRPTCEETLQGLVELMTARPRRIRSDLFNAAQKPGNTIKS
- the LOC106708635 gene encoding zinc carboxypeptidase, with protein sequence MSEKHLKFFKDLNQFYDVNYWRPPGKISKSVEFIISPEDKPAFTKDAEHLGIYLVTIMDNVQRAFDGQTVRSYVRRKMEQFDWRSYFKTIDIYKWLFDLGNEYPQEVYLESIGKTLENRDIIAVRILLGTGKRRPKVIVEGGIHAREWISPAFVTYMINQILHAPKSNNTALKEIAYAYEWYFVPILNPDGYEITHTSDRLWRKNSRGVDLNRNFGIAFGTVGVSFSSWDSSYCGDHAFSERESSSMASFVRSKSEDLEYYLAFHSYGQYMIIPYTFTKKHLENYEEVYAMGKKAALRIADKHGTGYTVGTAYDTVGYLTSGVSGCWVKKTFKVPYVMTFELRDEGYYGFALPPADILPTCEETMDGVLSLLSPTQRKLSQAKGGQGHNILDRLVTAWNIVLFIFVRYG